The following is a genomic window from Candidatus Hydrogenedentota bacterium.
AAAGCCCGCGTGTCGTTGCCCGGCGGCTGCGCCATCGGCACGCGCCCCGTGGATATTCACCTCAAGGGACTTGAGGCGCTCGGCGCCAAAATATGCATAGACGAGGGTTATGTCGTGGCTGAGGGCGAGTTGACGGGCGCGGATTTCGCGATGGACTTCCCCAGCGTCGGCGCGACCGAGAATATCATGATGGCCGCGTGCCGGGCCAAGGGTGTGACACGGTTGAGCAACGTCGCTCGGGAACCGGAAATTGCCGACCTCGCGCGGTTCCTCAACGCGATGGGCGCGCAGATTTCCGGCGCGGGCACGGATCTCATCACGATCGTCGGCGTTGACTCGCTCGGCGGCGCCGAACATGTGGTCATTGCCGACCGCATCGAGGCGGGCACGTTTTTGATTGCGGCGATGGCAACGGGCGGCGACGTGACCGTGCTCAACGCCAACGCGGATCATCTGCCGACATGCCTCACGAAACTGCGCGAGGCCGGCGGCGAGATTGAAGTGCATGGCGCGCGCATTCGCGTCAAGGCGCCGGAGCGGCCAAGGGCGATAGATATCATTACGCAGCCCTATCCGGGTTTCGCGACGGATTTGCAGGCGCAGGCGATGGCCATGCTGGCCATCGCCGACGGCGTCAGCGTCATTCGTGAAACCGTCTTCGAGAACCGCTTCATGCAAGTGGCCGAACTCGCCCGCATGGGCGCGCAGATCGATCTCGACGGCAACAGCGCCGTCGTGCGTGGCGTGCCCGCGCTGAGCGGGGCGCCCGTGATGGCGTCGGATCTGCGCGCCAGCGCCGCGCTGATTATCGCGGGGCTGGCCGCGAAAAAGGGCGAAACGGCCATTGCGCGCGTGTACCATATCGATCGCGGATACGAGCGCATCGAAGAACGGCTGGCGGGACTTGGCGCGGATATCGAGCGGGTACACGATTGAAAAATGGAGATATCAGGTGTTGATCGGACCGATCCGCCGGATCGGTCGGATCGGTTCGATCGCGGGCAAAAGGGCAAACGACAAATGACGACGCTTGAAATAACCGGCGACGCGGATTTCCAGCCCGTTGCCATGCGCGTGTGCGCCGGAAACGGCGTCGCGGGCGAATCGGACGGGGACAAACTCGAATCCGTCCGCGCCATCCTCGATGCCGTGCGAACGCGGGGCGACGAGGCCGTCGCCGAATTCACGGAACGTTTCGACGGCGTGCGGATTTCGCCGGACCGTTTTGAAGTCACGCCCGAAGAAATCGAACAAGCGTCGGCGCAAGTGGATCCGCTGCTGATGCAGTCGCTCGAACGCGCCCACGCGAACATTCGGGCCTATCACTCGAAACACTTGCGCGAATCCTGGGAGGAAACCGCGCCGGACGGAACTATTCTCGGCCAGCGTGTCGCGCCCATCGCGACGGCCGGCGTCTATGTGCCCGGCGGCAAGGCCTTCTATCCGTCGTCGGTGTTGATGAACATTGCGCCGGCGCGCGTCGCGGGCGTCGGGGAAATTCTGATGGTGTCGCCGCCTTCCCACCATGGCGGCATCCATCCCGTGGTGCTGGCGGCGGCAAAACTGGCCGGCGCTACGCGCATCTTCCGTGTCGGCGGCGCGCAGGCCATCGCCGCGCTGGCCTACGGAACCGAACATATCCCCGCCGTCTGTAAAATCACCGGCCCGGGCAACGCCTACGTGGCCTTGGCCAAACGCCTTGTCAACGGTATTTGCGACATTGACACGGAAGCCGGGCCTTCCGAAGTCGTCGTCATCGCCGACGATGCCGCGAACCCGGCGTTCGTCGCCGCGGAACTGTTGGCGCAGGCTGAACACGATGAAGAAGCGCGCGCCGTGCTGGTAACGCCGTCATGGGACTTGATCGCCCGGGTCGAAGAAGAAACCGCGAAGCAGGCTGCCGCCCTGCCGCGCAAGGCAATCATTGACCGATCGCTTGCCGGACAGGGATTCCTTGTGAAGGTGCGCGATCTCGACGAGGCGATCCGGCTGTCGAACTGGATCGCGCCGGAGCACTTGTCCATCCAGACGCGCGATCCCCGCGCCGTCCTGGACCGAATCACGAACGCCGGGGCCGTCATGCTTGGCGCCTACACGTCCGTCGCGATGGGAGACTATTTCGCGGGGCCGAACCACATCCTGCCGACGGGACGCCGCGCGCGGTACGCGTCGCCGCTCACGGCGGAAGATTTCAGAAAAGTCACGAGCATCATTTCCTATTCGTATGAGCGCCTGATGCGAGACGCCGCCGATATCCGCCGCTTGGCGGAGGCGGAACAGTTGACGGCGCACGCGAATGCCCTGGAGGTCCGGTTGTGAAATACCGACGAACGATCCTGGAGGGTGTTGAGGGATATGTGCCCGGCGAACAGCCGCGCATGCCCAACATCGTCAAACTCAACACGAACGAAAACCCTTATCCGCCGTCGCCGCGGGTTCTCGAAGCCGTGCGCGGCCTTTCCCCGGACGCCCTGCGCCGGTATCCCGATCCCCTTGCCGTCGAATTGCGCGCCGAATGCGCCAAACGCTATGGATACGACGGGCCGGATTGGGTCGTCGCCGGAAATGGCATGGATGAGTTGCTGGCGTTGGCGGTGCGAACCTTTGTCGATCCCGGAGACGCGATTCTTACCCCCTATCCGACGTATACGTTGTACGAGACGCTGGCCCTCCTGCACGGTGCGAAAGCCACGCTCGTGGATCTCGACGAATCGTTTCAATTGACGGAAGCATTCTTCAACACGGCTGCGCGCCTGTGCATCCTGCCGCGTCCCAACGCGCCGACCGGCGTGTGCGCCCCGCGCGAAGCCATCGAACGGCTCTGCCGGACCTTCGACGGAATCGTCGTCATTGACGAGGCCTACGTTGATTTTTCCGACGACAATTGCATGGATTTTCCGAAGCGTTTCGACAATGCCATCGTGATGCGGACTTTCTCAAAGTCGTTCAGTCTCGCCGGCATGCGCCTTGGAATCGCTGTCGCGCGACCGGAAATCATCGGCGAGTTTCTCAAAGTCAAGGATTCGTACAACCTCAACGCCGTGGCGCAGGCCGCCGGCCTTGCCGCCATGCGGGACTACGACCACATGACCGTCAACGCTGAAAAAGTCCGAAAGACCCGCGCGCGCGTCACGGCCACCCTGCGCGAAATGGGTTTCGCCGTGCCCGAATCCCAATCCAATTTCGTGATTGCCCAATGGGACGGGCAACCGTCCGCCCGGACGCTGTTCGAGGCGCTGCGTGAACGCGCGATCGTCGTGCGCTATTTCAAGGCCCGCCGCCTTGAAAACGCGATCCGCATCAGCATCGGCACGAATGAAGAGATGGATCTTCTCCTGGCCGCCCTGCGCGAGATCCTCTCTATCTGATGGTTGCCTTCCAGGATCGATCCCGCCGCAGGTGCGGGCGGTATGGCCCGTTTGCTATAATCGCATGCCGTGGCGGGGGTGGCTCCGCGTCCGGCCCAATACGGTTATTACGATGAAAAGGTTGGTGTTGTCATGGCAAAGAAGTTGATGGTGATTCCCGAAAAAGTCCGCAAGAGCGCGGTGTTGAAACTGGGGCAAATCCCCGTAAATACCTACAACAAGACGCTGAAGGAAGAATTGGCGTCGAACCCGGACATTACGCCCGCGTCGTGTATCCGCATTTTCCGCGACATGGCGCTGATCCGCGAGTTCGAGACGATGCTGGATCAGGTCAAGAAACTGGGCGCGTATGAGGGCATCGCCTGCAAGCACGCGGGGCCGGCGCATTTGTCGCTCGGACAAGAGGGCGCGGCGGTCGGCGAGGCGTTTTACCTGAAGGTTCAGGACCACATTTTCGGCAGCCACCGCAGCCACGGCGAAATCATCGCAAAGGGTCTGCGCGCCGTGCTGGAACTCAAGGGCGCCTCATTGCGTCCCATCATGGAGGGATACTTCGGCGGGGCCACGCTTCGGGTAATCGAACGGCACGATCCGAACTGGACGCCGCTTGTCGTGTCCGGCAAGGGCAAGTCGAAGAAGCCCGCATTTGCGTCCGACGAGGAAGAAGAACAGGGCATAGATTTCCTTCTTTACGGCCTGCTGGCGGAGATTTTGGGCCGCGAAAACGGATTCAACAAGGGCATGGGCGGCTCGATGCACGCGTTTTTCTGCCCGTTCGGCATCTATCCGAACAACGCGATTGTGGGCGGCAGCGCGGACATTGCCACGGGCGCGGCGCTTTACAAAAAGATCTTCAGTCCCGGCGGGATTGTCGTGGCGAACATCGGCGATGCCTCGATGGGTTGCGGGCCGGTGTGGGAAGCGCTCGCGTTTGCGACGATGGGACAATTCAACACTTTGTGGGATGAAGCGCACCGTGGCGGCATGCCGATTATTTTCAATTTCATGAACAATTTCTATGGCATGGGCGGACAGCCGATCGGCGAGACGATGGGATTCGATCATCTGGCGCGGGTCGGCGCGGCGCTCAACCCGGACAACATGCACGCGGAAACGGTGGATGGCAACAATCCGCTCGCGCTGGCGGATGCCTACAAGCGCAAATTGCAAATCCTCGCCGAAAAGCGCGGCCCCGTGTTGCTTGACGTGCAGTGCTATCGGCAGACCGGCCACTCGCCCAGCGATCAATCGTCGTATCGCGAACGCGAAGAAATTGAAATGTGGCGCAAGGTTGATCCGTTGCTCGAATTCAGCGCAAAACTGGTTGCGGCGGGCGTCGCATCGGAAGACGAATTGCAAGCCGTGCGCGATTATGCCAAGCGCAAAATCAGCAAAGCCTGCCGTCTCGTCGCGGACGATGCGATTTCGCCGCGCATGAAACTCGGCGCGCATACCGGGGTGGCCCTCTGCATGTTCTCCAATGTGCGCGAGGAAAAACTGCCCGGTCTCGCCCGCCCTGACGACGTCCGAATTCCGATGGACCAGATTCCCCGCGTCCAGCAAATCGCGAAAAAGTCCCGCAAGGGGATTGATGATAACGGCGCGGTGTTGAAAGGCGCGAAGGCCGTGACTTTCGGCGACGCCATCTTCGAGGCGATCGTCCATCATTTCTACAACGATTGGCGCGTGGTGGCCTATGGCGAGGAAAACCGCGACTGGGGCGGCGCGTTCGGCGTCTACCAAGGGCTGACCGAGGCGCTGCCCTATCATCGCCTGTTCAATTCCCCGATATCCGAAGGCGCCATCGTGGGCACGGCGGTTGGTTTCGCGCTTGAAGGCGGCCGTCCGATTGTTGAACTGATGTATTGCGACTTCATGGGCCGCGCCGGCGACGAGGTCTTCAACCAACTCGCGAAGTGGCAGGCGATGTCGGCGGGCTACTGCCGCATGCCGGTCGTGTTGCGCGTATCCGTCGGCAGCAAATACGGCGCGCAGCATTCGCAGGATTGGACCGCGCTCGCCGCGCACATTCCCGGCCTCAAGATCGCGTTCCCGGCCACGCCGTACGACGCAAAAGGCCTGATGGCGTCGGCGCTCATGGGCAACGATCCCGTCATTTTCTTCGAGAGCCAGCGCCTTTACAACCAGACCGAGGTTATCCGATCGGATGGCGTGCCCGCCGAATACTACACCGTTCCCTTGGGTGAGCCGTCGCTTGTCAAGGAAGGCCGCGACCTGACGATTCTGACCTTCGGCGCCACCCTGTATGTCGCGCAGGAAGCCGTCAAGCGATTTGAAAACGAATTCGGCATTTCCGTCGAACTGATTGACGGGCGTTGCCTTGTGCCCTTCGATCTCGAACCGCTGTGCGCTTCCGTCAAAAAGACGGGTAAACTGATTCTTGCCAGCGACGCCTGCGAACGTGGCAGTTACCTGTATACCATCGCCGGCCAGATCGGCCAAGTCGCGTTCGACGATCTCGATGCCCCGATTTGCGTGGTCGGCGCCCGGAACTGGATTGTTCCGCCCGCTGAAATGGAAACGGACTACTTTCCGCAACCCTCCTGGTTGCTCGATGCGTACCACACGCAAATCAAGCCGTTGCCCGGATATTCCCCCGTAACGGACCGATCGAACGACGAATTTATCAATTTGTCAAAATATGGAATCCTGTAAACACCCGAAAAGAGTGGTGAGTTGACGGCAGCACGGCAGCTATATTCCGCTACCGTAAACGAAGATGCCGCGCATAGACGATTACAGTCGTAAAAACGCGCCGTGTCTTGGCTCCAAGCTATGTTGTCTTTCTCAAAACGATCGCTGGCGGTGCTTTTAATTGCACAATCGGCGGTGGCCGTGGCGGCGATGTCCGTGGTGCTCCTCCATACCAATACGCTGGAAAACAACGGCCGGTGGAGAAATTCCAAGTCTTCGCTCGTGGCGGCCATGGCAGTCGACACATATCAGAAAACCGCACAAGCGCTGGCGCGCGGGCATTTGAACCTTGGCGCGTGGCATGGATTCCAAGAAATGATGTATTTCAAACCGGTCGCCATCGCCGAACTGGAATTTCGTCTTTTCCTGGAAACGGACGCATACGCAAGCCTTGTCTGTCATCAGAATGAAGAAGAGTCCTTCGGCATCCGTCTGAGTGCAAATCCCCGTTTTCCCTCGATAACTTTTCATGCAACCCGCGAAGGACAATTTCTAGAAAAAAAACCCGTTCCCATTCCTCCTCTATCCACGGGGAAATGGCATCGTGTGAACGTGCGGGCGTCGGGGAACGGCGTTCCGCTTTTGGCGATGGATGGTCAACCGGTTCAACTGGAGCAAATGCCGTGGAAGCCGTTCACCGCGCTGGGATTCCGGGGATGCCAGACAACGGCCCTTGTAGATGATGTTGTGGCGCATCAAACGGACGGAACCGTGATCCATGATTCGTTCGCCAATCGCCGTCATTGGCTTGCCTGCCTGATCGCGGGATTTGTCGCGGCCACATTGTTCAACCTGTTGATGCTGCCAATGATGAAACGCGCCCAGTTTCCGCCGCGACATCAGGTGATTGGGCTGGTGTTTCTTGACGTTCTGATCGTTGTTGTATTGGCATGCGTATTCACGATTGTCTATTTTTCCCAGCAAAACTATCCCCGGGAGGGGCATTTCTCCGAGGAAGTGGTGAACAGGGTCAGAAATGCCTGTGTTTGTATACTGAAGGAACGTGTCAGGGAATATGCGCCCGATCCGGGTCCAGGCGTTGTTCGGATCGTCTTCCTTGGCACTTCCCAAACGCGGGGAGCCGGCGCCGGAAAGCCGGAACATCGCTTTGTGGACCGCATCCAAAGGCAACTGGACGACGAGGCGCCGGCCGGTACGCGATACGAGTGCATCAATGCGGGTATAGGCGGCGGGGACTCCGAATTGCTCATCGAACTCTATCGCGATTTGCTTGTGCCGCTACGGCCAATGGTCCTGGTTGTCAATCTTGCCAACAACGATAAGGATGCGGGCGTATTGGCCGGCAATCTTCGTGAAATGATTGCCTTGAGCAGACAACACGGCATCAAAACCGTAATCTGCCTGGAGCCAAACACCATCGAACGCTGGCCGGGCGACATGCCTAATCACCCTGCCATGCGGGAAGTGGCCCGCGAATGTAACGTTCCCTGTCTGGATCTCCATGACTATCTCCGGCAGCATTACGACGACGGCTTTCTCTGGTGGGATTTTGTTCATCCGACATCCTTCGGACACAAATTGATAGCCGACGCCATCATGGACAAATTTCGTGCAAACGCTTTGCTTGAGCAGCAGGCCGAACAAAGCGTTTCGTTGCCCTGAGCCTGAAATGGTCTGGAATTGACCCCGACTTCCTCTTTATACTCATGCATGGCTTGTAAAACCTCTTGCCATATGTGGTGGGCGACTTCGCGGCCAATGGCATAGGGAGACCCTTTTATGTGTGCTGGATTCAGGTGTTCAATTACCGGGATCATGGGAGTTCTTGTCATGACTGGATGCGTCACACCGTTTCGTCCCGGCGCCCCAAAGGGCGCCATTGACGTCATCGCCCACCGCGGCGCGAGCGCCTATGCACCGGAAAACACCCTCGCCGCCTTCGCCCTTGCCAAGGAAATGAACGCGGACTGGTTCGAATTGGACTGCACGCTCAGTAGGG
Proteins encoded in this region:
- the murA gene encoding UDP-N-acetylglucosamine 1-carboxyvinyltransferase yields the protein MDKILIRGGKPLKGSVQVRGAKNAALPLMAAAILADGPCTLHNVPCLHDIFSMDKLLASMGMSVEFTGRYMTLDASTMNSVTASYDLVRKMRASFFVLGPLLGKFRKARVSLPGGCAIGTRPVDIHLKGLEALGAKICIDEGYVVAEGELTGADFAMDFPSVGATENIMMAACRAKGVTRLSNVAREPEIADLARFLNAMGAQISGAGTDLITIVGVDSLGGAEHVVIADRIEAGTFLIAAMATGGDVTVLNANADHLPTCLTKLREAGGEIEVHGARIRVKAPERPRAIDIITQPYPGFATDLQAQAMAMLAIADGVSVIRETVFENRFMQVAELARMGAQIDLDGNSAVVRGVPALSGAPVMASDLRASAALIIAGLAAKKGETAIARVYHIDRGYERIEERLAGLGADIERVHD
- the hisD gene encoding histidinol dehydrogenase; the protein is MEISGVDRTDPPDRSDRFDRGQKGKRQMTTLEITGDADFQPVAMRVCAGNGVAGESDGDKLESVRAILDAVRTRGDEAVAEFTERFDGVRISPDRFEVTPEEIEQASAQVDPLLMQSLERAHANIRAYHSKHLRESWEETAPDGTILGQRVAPIATAGVYVPGGKAFYPSSVLMNIAPARVAGVGEILMVSPPSHHGGIHPVVLAAAKLAGATRIFRVGGAQAIAALAYGTEHIPAVCKITGPGNAYVALAKRLVNGICDIDTEAGPSEVVVIADDAANPAFVAAELLAQAEHDEEARAVLVTPSWDLIARVEEETAKQAAALPRKAIIDRSLAGQGFLVKVRDLDEAIRLSNWIAPEHLSIQTRDPRAVLDRITNAGAVMLGAYTSVAMGDYFAGPNHILPTGRRARYASPLTAEDFRKVTSIISYSYERLMRDAADIRRLAEAEQLTAHANALEVRL
- the hisC gene encoding histidinol-phosphate transaminase, producing MKYRRTILEGVEGYVPGEQPRMPNIVKLNTNENPYPPSPRVLEAVRGLSPDALRRYPDPLAVELRAECAKRYGYDGPDWVVAGNGMDELLALAVRTFVDPGDAILTPYPTYTLYETLALLHGAKATLVDLDESFQLTEAFFNTAARLCILPRPNAPTGVCAPREAIERLCRTFDGIVVIDEAYVDFSDDNCMDFPKRFDNAIVMRTFSKSFSLAGMRLGIAVARPEIIGEFLKVKDSYNLNAVAQAAGLAAMRDYDHMTVNAEKVRKTRARVTATLREMGFAVPESQSNFVIAQWDGQPSARTLFEALRERAIVVRYFKARRLENAIRISIGTNEEMDLLLAALREILSI
- a CDS encoding thiamine pyrophosphate-dependent enzyme: MAKKLMVIPEKVRKSAVLKLGQIPVNTYNKTLKEELASNPDITPASCIRIFRDMALIREFETMLDQVKKLGAYEGIACKHAGPAHLSLGQEGAAVGEAFYLKVQDHIFGSHRSHGEIIAKGLRAVLELKGASLRPIMEGYFGGATLRVIERHDPNWTPLVVSGKGKSKKPAFASDEEEEQGIDFLLYGLLAEILGRENGFNKGMGGSMHAFFCPFGIYPNNAIVGGSADIATGAALYKKIFSPGGIVVANIGDASMGCGPVWEALAFATMGQFNTLWDEAHRGGMPIIFNFMNNFYGMGGQPIGETMGFDHLARVGAALNPDNMHAETVDGNNPLALADAYKRKLQILAEKRGPVLLDVQCYRQTGHSPSDQSSYREREEIEMWRKVDPLLEFSAKLVAAGVASEDELQAVRDYAKRKISKACRLVADDAISPRMKLGAHTGVALCMFSNVREEKLPGLARPDDVRIPMDQIPRVQQIAKKSRKGIDDNGAVLKGAKAVTFGDAIFEAIVHHFYNDWRVVAYGEENRDWGGAFGVYQGLTEALPYHRLFNSPISEGAIVGTAVGFALEGGRPIVELMYCDFMGRAGDEVFNQLAKWQAMSAGYCRMPVVLRVSVGSKYGAQHSQDWTALAAHIPGLKIAFPATPYDAKGLMASALMGNDPVIFFESQRLYNQTEVIRSDGVPAEYYTVPLGEPSLVKEGRDLTILTFGATLYVAQEAVKRFENEFGISVELIDGRCLVPFDLEPLCASVKKTGKLILASDACERGSYLYTIAGQIGQVAFDDLDAPICVVGARNWIVPPAEMETDYFPQPSWLLDAYHTQIKPLPGYSPVTDRSNDEFINLSKYGIL
- a CDS encoding SGNH/GDSL hydrolase family protein, with amino-acid sequence MLLIAQSAVAVAAMSVVLLHTNTLENNGRWRNSKSSLVAAMAVDTYQKTAQALARGHLNLGAWHGFQEMMYFKPVAIAELEFRLFLETDAYASLVCHQNEEESFGIRLSANPRFPSITFHATREGQFLEKKPVPIPPLSTGKWHRVNVRASGNGVPLLAMDGQPVQLEQMPWKPFTALGFRGCQTTALVDDVVAHQTDGTVIHDSFANRRHWLACLIAGFVAATLFNLLMLPMMKRAQFPPRHQVIGLVFLDVLIVVVLACVFTIVYFSQQNYPREGHFSEEVVNRVRNACVCILKERVREYAPDPGPGVVRIVFLGTSQTRGAGAGKPEHRFVDRIQRQLDDEAPAGTRYECINAGIGGGDSELLIELYRDLLVPLRPMVLVVNLANNDKDAGVLAGNLREMIALSRQHGIKTVICLEPNTIERWPGDMPNHPAMREVARECNVPCLDLHDYLRQHYDDGFLWWDFVHPTSFGHKLIADAIMDKFRANALLEQQAEQSVSLP